Proteins from a genomic interval of Methanofollis formosanus:
- a CDS encoding tetratricopeptide repeat protein: protein MTEGSPADGREEAFALYEAGHYRESIECCNALPGGKDDPSVAVLVVTNYFALGEYDEAEVRLRDLITHSPDSSYYHSFLGKVLETAGKEGGTAAYARAVQLDPGNEEALRAYAAHFTGLGDHRAALPLLSALVSISGKRDDAIALMRSLIETGDGERALEVHASLSGSEGAETEYIDALMIAGRHREAAKTALAAYRSCRDPGFLRQHLAALAIFDRPAALHLFPTFLQECPDDDLALDYVLLLKSEKRCREALEACKRLIEERPDPIHQLVACELVAGTGETDLAQQGYEELIREEIRQGNDLETLSMIIGAYEGFLRKAYTLTTVPGCYLSVVSGDPNVVSLVRTGWFYASFGETKEAREWLYRAYRLDYLNGGVEYAGFLAQEGDLRECEKVLLYVLTHLKKTGDLVRVAETVLEAKRGWQKMQRLVEALITRFSGEIGTLGPEGVEVFARVYLCAAEGALEAGEYVRCKECCLYGLDLTRTHTDEFFDLVARCKRATVAERPVLSFGNTGPAGKSKEKEESDDLLDLELDEREEALVAFLKQHRESNEEELRKVLGTRRVSGTVNRLIKKAADIGISLIEKQGMGEHGEIYVYCGK, encoded by the coding sequence ATGACCGAGGGATCACCCGCCGATGGCAGGGAAGAGGCGTTCGCCCTCTATGAAGCAGGACATTACCGCGAGTCGATCGAGTGTTGCAACGCACTCCCCGGCGGGAAGGATGACCCTTCGGTCGCGGTCCTCGTCGTGACCAACTATTTTGCCCTCGGCGAGTACGACGAGGCCGAAGTGCGTCTGCGCGATCTCATTACGCACTCGCCGGACTCGTCATATTACCACAGTTTCCTCGGGAAGGTACTGGAGACCGCCGGAAAGGAAGGAGGAACCGCTGCGTACGCCCGGGCGGTCCAACTTGATCCCGGGAACGAGGAGGCGTTGCGGGCCTATGCGGCGCACTTCACCGGGTTGGGCGACCACCGCGCCGCCCTGCCTCTCCTTTCGGCCCTCGTGTCCATCTCAGGGAAGCGGGACGACGCTATCGCCCTGATGCGCAGCCTCATCGAGACCGGCGACGGCGAGCGGGCGCTGGAGGTCCATGCGTCGCTCTCCGGCAGCGAGGGAGCGGAGACCGAATACATCGATGCCCTGATGATCGCCGGGAGACACCGGGAGGCGGCGAAGACGGCTCTTGCAGCATACCGCTCATGCCGTGACCCCGGGTTCCTGCGCCAGCACCTCGCCGCGCTGGCAATCTTCGACCGCCCCGCCGCCCTGCATCTCTTCCCGACGTTCCTCCAGGAATGCCCGGACGACGACCTGGCCCTCGACTATGTCCTCCTCCTCAAGTCCGAAAAACGGTGCCGGGAGGCGCTGGAGGCCTGCAAACGACTCATCGAAGAGAGGCCGGACCCGATCCACCAGCTCGTCGCCTGCGAACTCGTGGCCGGGACCGGTGAGACCGACCTGGCACAGCAGGGATATGAAGAACTGATCAGAGAGGAGATCAGGCAGGGCAACGACCTTGAGACGCTCTCGATGATCATCGGGGCGTACGAGGGTTTTCTCAGGAAAGCGTACACCCTGACGACCGTGCCCGGGTGTTACCTCTCGGTGGTCTCGGGCGACCCGAACGTGGTCAGTCTGGTGCGGACCGGTTGGTTCTATGCCTCCTTCGGGGAGACGAAAGAGGCACGCGAATGGCTGTACCGGGCCTACCGCCTCGACTACCTCAACGGTGGGGTCGAGTATGCCGGGTTCCTGGCACAGGAGGGAGACCTGCGCGAGTGCGAGAAGGTGCTTCTCTATGTCCTTACTCACCTCAAAAAGACCGGGGACCTGGTGCGGGTGGCTGAGACGGTTCTCGAGGCGAAGCGCGGGTGGCAGAAGATGCAGCGCCTGGTCGAAGCTCTCATCACCAGGTTCTCCGGCGAAATCGGGACCCTCGGGCCCGAAGGAGTAGAGGTCTTTGCCAGGGTTTATCTCTGCGCCGCAGAGGGGGCGCTCGAGGCAGGCGAGTACGTGCGGTGCAAAGAATGCTGCCTGTACGGGCTTGATCTGACCAGAACCCATACCGACGAGTTCTTCGATCTCGTCGCCCGGTGCAAGAGGGCGACGGTGGCCGAACGACCGGTGCTCTCCTTCGGCAACACCGGTCCTGCGGGGAAGAGCAAGGAGAAGGAGGAGAGCGACGACCTCCTCGACCTGGAACTTGACGAACGCGAAGAGGCGCTCGTCGCCTTTTTAAAACAGCACCGAGAGAGCAATGAAGAAGAACTCCGCAAAGTGCTCGGGACGAGGCGGGTGAGCGGGACGGTCAACCGGCTCATCAAAAAGGCGGCAGACATCGGAATTTCCCTCATCGAGAAACAGGGGATGGGTGAGCACGGCGAGATCTATGTCTACTGCGGGAAGTGA
- the brxD gene encoding BREX system ATP-binding protein BrxD, which produces MDEKKAESIGIINALRRGTVPAAGLERLAVGLDVEGRVIGEQLEYVASGGADVKFVRGDYGSGKTFLVARALEIAREKGFATAHVMISADTPLHKLGALYYRILSSLRTAEHENALKEVIDNWTFSIEERIIEVEKTEEDEALEAGTVARIEEALTDISAVNPALAAALRVYYTANNAGDFQLAQAALGWLSGEPHVGRDFRRAAGVKGEVDEVSALVFLQGIVRVIRGAGYRGLAVAVDEVETVQALPSNLRQRGYNNLRQIVDAADRGQMPCCYFLFTGTPAFFEGSKGIRSLPPLYDRLKVVGADGYANPLQAQIELSPFDGQKLESAARKVSEIYSDAYGPVDRERISHRFVRGMIEGVTSRFGGRVDVIPRVFLREFVDVLDKCELYTDYDPGKTYAFDAGKVKQELNEEEEAFFEVEF; this is translated from the coding sequence ATGGACGAGAAGAAGGCTGAGAGTATCGGGATTATCAACGCCCTCAGGCGCGGCACCGTGCCGGCCGCAGGGCTCGAGCGACTTGCGGTCGGACTCGATGTCGAGGGACGGGTGATCGGCGAGCAACTCGAGTACGTCGCCTCGGGTGGGGCGGATGTCAAGTTCGTACGCGGGGACTACGGGAGCGGAAAGACCTTTCTGGTGGCGCGGGCGCTTGAGATCGCACGCGAGAAAGGGTTTGCGACCGCCCATGTGATGATCTCGGCCGACACGCCGCTCCACAAGTTGGGGGCGCTATATTACCGGATCCTTTCGTCCCTGCGGACGGCCGAGCACGAGAACGCCCTCAAGGAGGTCATCGACAACTGGACCTTCTCGATCGAGGAGCGGATCATCGAGGTTGAGAAGACCGAGGAGGACGAGGCACTGGAGGCCGGGACAGTGGCGCGGATCGAGGAGGCGCTCACCGACATCTCGGCAGTCAACCCGGCACTGGCGGCGGCGCTGCGGGTCTACTACACCGCCAACAACGCGGGAGATTTCCAGCTCGCCCAGGCAGCACTCGGCTGGCTCTCCGGCGAGCCCCATGTCGGCCGCGACTTCCGCCGGGCGGCCGGGGTGAAGGGCGAGGTCGACGAGGTCTCGGCTCTGGTCTTTCTCCAGGGGATCGTGCGGGTGATCCGGGGAGCGGGGTACCGCGGTCTCGCCGTGGCCGTCGACGAGGTCGAGACGGTGCAGGCCCTCCCCTCCAACCTGCGGCAGCGGGGTTACAACAACCTCCGCCAGATCGTCGACGCCGCCGACCGCGGGCAGATGCCCTGCTGCTATTTCCTCTTCACCGGGACGCCGGCCTTTTTCGAAGGCTCGAAGGGGATCAGGTCGCTCCCGCCGCTGTACGACCGGTTGAAGGTCGTAGGGGCCGACGGGTATGCCAATCCCCTCCAGGCCCAGATCGAACTCTCGCCCTTCGACGGGCAGAAACTCGAGTCGGCCGCCCGGAAGGTCTCCGAGATCTACTCGGACGCGTATGGGCCGGTGGACCGGGAGCGGATCTCTCACCGTTTTGTCAGGGGGATGATCGAGGGAGTCACCTCGCGCTTCGGCGGGCGGGTGGATGTCATCCCGCGGGTCTTCCTGCGCGAGTTCGTCGATGTCCTGGACAAGTGCGAACTCTATACCGACTACGACCCGGGCAAGACCTATGCCTTCGATGCCGGGAAGGTGAAGCAGGAACTGAACGAGGAGGAAGAGGCCTTCTTTGAGGTCGAGTTCTGA
- a CDS encoding HD domain-containing protein — MSERPGKQKYAAEVTDGEGVDDLFLLKTFEVKQKKDGSPYIWAEIADVTGTLSCFIWGVQGYGDTVMEIASSLRPGEVYQVRGFAKIYNGSVQVSVNEGIAALAEPVSPALVDPNDYVSSPVKDLDLKGGVLRMAGEITDPVLGQMVLEAISSVDGFFIKPAAKGRHHEYRGGLAEHTLETARIALAACEAGRTDADRDLVIAGALLHDIGKAFCFEEQGLGFAAQPEYDLVGHVTLGVSYIAPIAKKRLPAGKAAHLLHILQAHHGPHGEVPCQTPEAWTVHLADLTSATLREAADDQADLVPGSGKRNGWRSGGPVWRFE, encoded by the coding sequence ATGAGCGAGAGACCCGGAAAACAGAAGTATGCAGCAGAGGTCACCGACGGTGAGGGGGTGGACGACCTCTTCCTCCTCAAGACCTTCGAGGTGAAGCAGAAGAAGGACGGGAGCCCGTATATCTGGGCAGAGATCGCCGACGTCACCGGCACGCTCTCCTGCTTTATCTGGGGCGTGCAGGGGTACGGTGACACAGTCATGGAGATCGCCTCATCCCTGCGGCCCGGGGAGGTTTACCAGGTGCGGGGTTTTGCGAAGATCTACAACGGATCGGTCCAGGTCTCGGTGAACGAGGGGATCGCCGCCCTCGCCGAACCGGTCTCTCCCGCGCTCGTCGATCCGAACGACTATGTCTCCTCGCCGGTCAAAGACCTGGACCTGAAGGGCGGGGTGCTCAGGATGGCCGGCGAGATCACCGACCCGGTGCTCGGCCAGATGGTGCTGGAGGCGATCTCGTCGGTCGACGGGTTCTTCATCAAACCCGCGGCAAAGGGGAGGCACCACGAGTACAGGGGAGGGCTTGCAGAGCACACGCTCGAGACGGCCAGGATCGCGCTGGCGGCCTGCGAGGCCGGACGGACCGATGCCGACCGCGACCTGGTCATCGCCGGCGCCCTTCTCCACGACATCGGGAAGGCTTTCTGTTTCGAGGAGCAGGGGCTCGGCTTTGCGGCGCAGCCGGAATACGACCTCGTCGGCCACGTCACGCTTGGCGTGTCCTATATCGCTCCCATCGCAAAGAAGCGCCTGCCGGCCGGGAAGGCCGCTCACCTCCTCCACATCCTCCAGGCCCACCACGGGCCGCACGGCGAGGTGCCCTGCCAGACGCCCGAGGCCTGGACGGTCCACCTCGCCGACCTGACCAGCGCCACCCTCAGGGAGGCCGCCGACGACCAGGCCGATCTCGTCCCGGGAAGCGGGAAGAGAAATGGATGGCGATCAGGCGGACCGGTCTGGCGTTTCGAGTGA
- the hisD gene encoding histidinol dehydrogenase, which yields MWKALDVAEWKERRRADLAGVREAVAGIVEAVDQDGDEALYALTKKFDRIELEDLAVAPEEFEAAYDEVDEALVDALADAEANIRRFHELQRNRSLWLEEVEPGVVLGVKTTPLDRVGAYVPGGRAAYPSTALMTTVPAQVAGVEEICVCSPPPIHPLTLVALDLAGVDECYRIGGAQAIAAMALGTETIDPVQKIVGPGNVFVTAAKMMLRDHAEIDFPAGPSEIGVLADTSADPVFVAADVLAQAEHDPHAGCVLVTTDPTLPARVGAEIRRQLETAERREIIEAALKNSGYVVAADFDEAVVAMDEIAPEHLSIQVADPMAALNAVHHAGSIFVGPYTAVAFGDYASGTNHVLPTAGYARTYSGLDIHHFCKTSSVQMLSREGAEALGDIVESLATAEGLHAHANSVRLRRQRRK from the coding sequence ATGTGGAAGGCGCTGGATGTTGCTGAATGGAAGGAACGGCGGCGGGCCGACCTCGCCGGGGTGCGGGAGGCCGTCGCCGGGATCGTCGAGGCGGTGGATCAGGACGGGGACGAGGCGCTCTATGCGCTTACGAAGAAGTTCGACCGCATCGAACTGGAAGACCTGGCGGTCGCCCCTGAGGAGTTCGAGGCGGCGTACGACGAGGTGGATGAGGCGCTGGTCGACGCCCTCGCCGATGCCGAGGCCAATATCAGGCGGTTCCACGAATTGCAGCGCAACCGTTCGCTCTGGCTCGAAGAGGTGGAGCCCGGCGTGGTGCTGGGCGTGAAGACGACGCCTCTCGACCGAGTCGGGGCCTATGTCCCGGGCGGCCGCGCGGCATACCCTTCGACGGCGCTGATGACCACGGTCCCCGCGCAGGTGGCCGGAGTGGAGGAGATCTGTGTCTGCTCCCCGCCTCCCATCCACCCCCTCACCCTCGTCGCTCTCGACCTGGCCGGGGTGGACGAGTGCTACCGGATCGGCGGGGCGCAGGCGATCGCCGCGATGGCACTGGGGACCGAAACGATCGACCCGGTCCAGAAGATCGTCGGGCCCGGAAACGTCTTTGTGACTGCAGCGAAGATGATGCTCAGAGACCACGCCGAGATCGACTTCCCGGCCGGTCCTTCAGAGATCGGGGTGCTTGCCGACACCAGCGCGGACCCGGTCTTCGTCGCCGCCGACGTCCTTGCCCAGGCCGAGCACGACCCCCATGCCGGGTGCGTCCTGGTCACCACCGACCCCACCCTCCCCGCGCGCGTCGGGGCCGAGATCAGGCGGCAACTCGAGACGGCCGAACGCCGGGAGATCATCGAGGCCGCCCTTAAGAACTCCGGTTATGTCGTCGCCGCCGACTTCGACGAGGCCGTCGTGGCGATGGACGAGATCGCTCCCGAACACCTCTCCATCCAGGTCGCCGACCCGATGGCCGCCCTCAACGCCGTCCACCATGCCGGCTCCATCTTTGTCGGGCCGTACACGGCCGTCGCCTTCGGAGACTATGCGTCGGGGACCAACCACGTCCTCCCGACCGCGGGCTATGCCAGGACGTACTCGGGCCTGGACATCCACCACTTCTGCAAGACATCATCGGTCCAGATGCTCAGCAGGGAGGGCGCCGAGGCGCTCGGCGATATCGTCGAGTCGCTCGCCACCGCCGAGGGCCTCCACGCCCACGCCAACTCGGTGCGGCTCCGCCGGCAGCGGCGGAAGTGA
- the wtpA gene encoding tungstate ABC transporter substrate-binding protein WtpA encodes MKSKSLLMAAVLLLCAAVFLCGCTGTQTTDATDDATTPAAGDENVTKVPTETVAPVEGSVLNVFHAGSLAKPFEELEQKFEAAHPGVDVRLYAGGSTKLAREITELGKTADVYATADYLLIPDLMVPAEKADWYLTFAKNRLVLCYTNESKYANELNDANWYTILAKDDVNWAFSDPNQDPCGYRSPMVIQLAELHYGDDQIFENTVSAHSNITVTEENGTYTIHAAEPAPELPLQIRPKSVELVQMLQAGGLDYAWEYRSVAVQHGLNFLELPEAIDLSSVECADTYKKVQIDCTGGIKVATPVVYGVTVPTNAEDPAMGLEFVKMLIGEEGQAIMNGQGQPPIVPASGFGDVPAELADLTSTP; translated from the coding sequence ATGAAATCGAAATCCCTGCTGATGGCTGCGGTGCTGCTCCTTTGCGCCGCAGTCTTCCTCTGCGGGTGCACCGGCACCCAGACGACCGACGCCACCGACGATGCCACCACCCCGGCGGCCGGCGACGAGAATGTCACCAAAGTTCCCACCGAGACCGTTGCTCCGGTTGAAGGAAGCGTCCTGAACGTCTTCCACGCCGGCAGCCTGGCCAAGCCCTTCGAGGAACTCGAGCAGAAGTTCGAGGCCGCGCACCCTGGCGTCGATGTCAGGCTCTATGCCGGCGGCTCGACCAAGCTCGCCCGCGAGATCACCGAACTCGGCAAGACCGCCGACGTCTATGCCACGGCCGACTACCTGCTCATCCCCGACCTGATGGTCCCGGCAGAGAAGGCTGACTGGTATCTCACCTTCGCCAAGAACCGTCTTGTCCTCTGCTACACCAACGAGAGCAAGTACGCCAATGAACTGAACGACGCAAACTGGTACACCATCCTCGCAAAGGACGACGTCAACTGGGCTTTCTCCGACCCGAACCAGGACCCCTGCGGCTACCGCTCCCCGATGGTCATCCAGCTCGCAGAACTCCACTATGGCGACGACCAGATCTTTGAGAACACCGTCAGCGCCCACAGCAACATCACGGTGACCGAAGAGAACGGTACCTACACCATCCACGCCGCCGAGCCCGCACCCGAACTCCCGCTCCAGATCCGTCCCAAGAGCGTCGAACTCGTCCAGATGCTCCAGGCCGGCGGGCTTGACTATGCCTGGGAGTACAGGAGCGTCGCCGTCCAGCACGGTCTGAACTTCCTCGAACTCCCCGAGGCCATCGACCTCTCATCCGTCGAGTGTGCCGACACCTACAAGAAGGTGCAGATCGACTGCACCGGCGGCATAAAGGTCGCGACACCGGTCGTCTACGGCGTGACCGTCCCGACGAACGCCGAAGACCCCGCAATGGGCCTTGAGTTCGTGAAGATGCTCATCGGCGAGGAAGGCCAGGCCATCATGAACGGTCAGGGCCAGCCCCCGATCGTGCCGGCCAGCGGCTTCGGCGATGTCCCTGCCGAACTCGCAGACCTCACTTCCACCCCCTAA
- a CDS encoding ABC transporter permease, whose protein sequence is MGRRRPLPDRCLLSFAVIGSLLVLYTLLALLNMAAGELSDIPHLLRVAAEEKVIGTILTTMGAGLATVVILLFLGIPLAYVLARTDFRGKGIVEALIDMPLMLPHTVAGIMVYILFMRRGLIGAPLYEVGIVFEEAFAGIVVAMLFVSAPYFVDAVREGFEKVPVHLENVARTLGATRFQAFTRVVLPLSVRHIFNGSILAWGRAIGEFAAVVFIAYYPFVISTLIYNTFTTDGIRESTSVAFVMIVVCFTFFAALRIIMKHVGRYDDRV, encoded by the coding sequence ATGGGAAGAAGACGCCCCCTCCCGGACCGCTGTCTCCTCTCCTTCGCCGTCATCGGGAGCCTGCTCGTCCTGTACACGCTCCTTGCACTCCTCAACATGGCGGCCGGAGAACTTTCCGACATCCCACACCTCCTGCGTGTGGCGGCCGAGGAGAAAGTCATCGGCACCATCCTCACCACCATGGGAGCGGGCCTGGCCACCGTCGTCATCCTCCTCTTCCTCGGGATCCCGCTGGCATATGTCCTGGCCAGGACCGACTTCAGAGGGAAGGGGATCGTGGAAGCGCTCATCGACATGCCCCTGATGCTCCCGCACACCGTGGCGGGCATCATGGTCTATATCCTCTTCATGCGGCGGGGACTCATCGGTGCTCCCCTTTACGAGGTCGGGATCGTCTTTGAAGAGGCGTTCGCGGGGATCGTCGTCGCGATGCTCTTTGTCTCGGCGCCGTACTTCGTCGACGCCGTCAGGGAGGGGTTCGAGAAGGTGCCGGTCCACCTCGAAAATGTGGCCCGCACCCTGGGGGCCACCAGGTTCCAGGCATTCACCAGAGTGGTGCTCCCCCTGAGCGTGCGCCACATCTTCAACGGTTCGATTCTGGCATGGGGCCGGGCTATCGGAGAGTTCGCCGCCGTCGTGTTCATCGCCTATTACCCGTTCGTCATCTCGACGCTCATCTACAACACCTTCACGACCGACGGGATCAGGGAGAGCACTTCGGTGGCATTTGTGATGATCGTGGTCTGTTTCACCTTCTTTGCGGCGCTCAGGATCATCATGAAGCATGTGGGGAGGTACGATGATCGCGTTTGA
- a CDS encoding ABC transporter ATP-binding protein: MIAFEHVSLELGTFALKDVSLSIRQGDHYCILGPSGAGKTVVLEAIAGLHAPREGRVLLRGEDVGDIPPERRGVALVYQDYSLFPHMTVRKNIGFGLRLKKIPGDEIERRVDRLLERFSITHLADRHPLTMSGGEQQRVAIARALATEPDILLLDEPFAALDPVTKETLMDELARVRKETGLTVVQVTHAREEALRLATRIAVIIDGRLVQEDTREGVFDTPQSVEVARFVGMENLVEGVVAASQDGLASVRVGERMLFALSEARPGTRVSVAFRAADVVLARPGGDENTARNHLEGAITEVVPRGGPLVMVRIDCGFPLVAMITRRSAEESSLEPGDEVSVRFKASAALAIPTEQPVFP, encoded by the coding sequence ATGATCGCGTTTGAACATGTATCACTGGAACTCGGAACTTTTGCCCTGAAGGACGTGAGTCTCTCGATCCGGCAGGGGGACCACTACTGCATCCTCGGGCCGTCGGGGGCCGGGAAGACCGTGGTCCTCGAGGCGATCGCCGGCCTCCACGCACCCAGGGAGGGACGCGTCCTCCTGCGGGGGGAGGACGTCGGCGACATCCCGCCCGAGCGGCGGGGGGTGGCGCTGGTCTACCAGGACTACTCACTCTTCCCCCACATGACCGTCAGGAAGAATATCGGCTTTGGCCTGCGTCTCAAAAAGATTCCCGGCGACGAGATCGAAAGAAGAGTGGACCGACTGCTGGAACGCTTCTCCATCACCCACCTGGCCGACCGCCACCCCCTTACGATGAGCGGCGGCGAGCAGCAGCGGGTGGCGATCGCAAGGGCGCTCGCGACCGAACCCGACATCCTCCTCCTCGACGAACCTTTCGCCGCCCTCGACCCGGTCACGAAAGAGACGTTGATGGACGAACTTGCAAGGGTGAGAAAGGAGACCGGTTTGACGGTGGTCCAGGTGACGCACGCACGCGAGGAGGCGCTGCGGCTCGCGACGCGGATCGCCGTCATCATCGACGGCCGTCTCGTCCAGGAAGATACCCGCGAAGGGGTCTTCGATACCCCGCAGTCAGTGGAGGTGGCGCGCTTCGTGGGGATGGAGAATCTCGTCGAGGGCGTCGTGGCCGCGAGCCAGGACGGGCTTGCCTCGGTCCGTGTCGGAGAGCGAATGCTCTTCGCCCTCTCGGAAGCCCGGCCGGGAACCCGGGTCTCGGTCGCCTTCAGGGCGGCGGACGTGGTCCTGGCGCGTCCGGGAGGGGATGAGAACACGGCGCGCAACCATTTAGAGGGAGCGATCACCGAGGTCGTCCCGCGAGGCGGACCGCTGGTCATGGTCAGGATCGACTGCGGTTTCCCGCTCGTCGCCATGATCACCCGCCGGTCGGCGGAAGAGAGCAGTCTCGAACCTGGAGACGAGGTCTCGGTCAGGTTCAAGGCGAGCGCCGCTCTCGCCATCCCGACAGAACAACCGGTATTCCCTTAA
- a CDS encoding acylphosphatase → MQENENPLSSMTGVHRIEMGVNGRVQGVGYRSYVAGCAARTGVAGYVRNLPDSTVEIVAEGEAADLAAFLDAVEAQDEPVISVEGITISLTKPTGEFTGFEARFGDRKEEIFKRSMLALDLMKEILKTEQEMLAEQRKTNALLEELVEAGKR, encoded by the coding sequence ATGCAGGAGAACGAGAACCCCCTCTCTTCTATGACCGGCGTGCACCGCATCGAGATGGGTGTGAACGGCCGGGTTCAGGGCGTGGGCTACCGGAGTTATGTGGCAGGCTGTGCCGCACGGACCGGTGTGGCCGGATATGTCAGAAACCTCCCTGACAGCACCGTCGAGATCGTCGCCGAAGGAGAGGCCGCGGACCTCGCTGCCTTCCTTGACGCCGTCGAAGCGCAGGACGAACCGGTGATCTCGGTCGAGGGGATCACGATCTCCCTCACAAAACCTACCGGCGAATTTACCGGTTTCGAGGCGCGGTTCGGCGACAGGAAAGAAGAGATCTTCAAGCGGAGCATGCTCGCCCTCGACCTGATGAAGGAGATCCTCAAGACCGAGCAGGAGATGCTCGCCGAGCAGAGGAAGACGAACGCCCTCCTCGAAGAACTGGTCGAGGCCGGGAAGAGATAA
- a CDS encoding class I SAM-dependent methyltransferase yields the protein MKGEEHFHEKADVYEDLIVRIVSDAPAFFGTIADFIPEGKIEVLELGSGTGFVTEQILSANPQAKVTCIDMDPAMLAVAQRKENLKTIAFLEGDFREVWPDGMFDLVLTSLCLHHLPDDDRAMILGHVHDALKPGGRFVNGDVFRPEEIWEEKILSARWYHSMQTNGLPAVEAESMLAKRERNYQFLDTFTHFREKMTRAGFERILCPYVDGIYAVFVGCR from the coding sequence ATGAAAGGAGAAGAGCACTTTCATGAGAAGGCAGACGTCTACGAAGACCTGATCGTCAGGATCGTCTCCGACGCACCGGCCTTCTTCGGCACGATCGCCGATTTCATCCCTGAGGGGAAGATCGAGGTTCTCGAACTCGGGAGCGGCACCGGTTTTGTCACCGAACAGATCCTCAGTGCCAACCCTCAGGCGAAAGTCACCTGCATCGACATGGACCCGGCCATGCTCGCGGTGGCGCAGAGAAAAGAGAACCTCAAGACGATCGCATTTCTCGAAGGGGACTTCAGGGAAGTCTGGCCGGACGGGATGTTCGACCTCGTCCTCACCTCGCTCTGCCTCCACCACCTCCCCGACGACGACCGGGCCATGATCCTCGGCCACGTCCACGACGCCCTGAAACCGGGGGGTCGGTTCGTCAACGGCGACGTCTTCAGACCCGAAGAGATTTGGGAAGAGAAGATCCTCAGCGCGCGGTGGTACCATTCGATGCAAACAAACGGTCTTCCAGCCGTCGAGGCGGAGAGCATGCTCGCAAAACGCGAGAGAAACTACCAATTCCTGGACACCTTCACCCACTTCAGAGAGAAGATGACCAGAGCAGGCTTCGAGCGGATCCTCTGCCCATATGTCGACGGCATCTATGCCGTCTTCGTTGGGTGCCGATGA
- a CDS encoding flavin reductase family protein, whose product MELPPHRRENVLPLPVVLISTVSPDGMLNAAPWGNITPILRPLDEIVLASWLKRDTLENIRATGEFVVNIPTAGMSREVMVCARHYPPEVDEFAEAGLTPHPSKTVRPPGIEGCIAWMECTLVEEICRDKYVLVIGKVERLEVDDRFFTVDGEMDPSIAKPLCMLCGKSGMRFTCPGGDGEYRSYAEMFSWEGSA is encoded by the coding sequence ATGGAACTACCCCCTCACCGAAGAGAGAATGTCCTCCCGCTTCCGGTCGTCCTCATTTCGACCGTCTCCCCTGACGGCATGCTCAACGCCGCGCCCTGGGGGAACATCACCCCGATCCTGCGACCGCTCGACGAGATCGTCCTTGCATCGTGGTTGAAGCGAGATACCCTCGAGAACATCAGGGCGACCGGCGAGTTCGTTGTCAATATCCCGACCGCCGGGATGAGTCGAGAAGTGATGGTCTGCGCACGCCACTATCCTCCAGAAGTCGATGAGTTTGCGGAAGCCGGACTCACCCCCCACCCGTCGAAAACCGTGCGCCCACCCGGCATCGAGGGGTGCATCGCATGGATGGAGTGCACCCTGGTCGAGGAGATCTGCAGGGACAAATATGTCCTCGTCATCGGAAAGGTGGAACGGCTCGAGGTCGACGACCGCTTCTTCACCGTTGACGGAGAGATGGACCCTTCAATTGCAAAGCCGCTCTGCATGCTCTGCGGGAAGAGCGGGATGCGGTTCACCTGCCCGGGAGGAGACGGGGAGTATCGATCATATGCCGAGATGTTCTCGTGGGAGGGATCTGCATGA
- a CDS encoding PAS domain-containing protein, whose translation MKMEFMEHTLSEHEKRLTSLKSHHPCDEDTLTAARILKSLPTPVVALSLSGDLIALNRAAAVLFEVDQENAVGQPAEEVFSTGCAHTLKKIARRSADFCVVSRATLTHADRDYAALAAPLRHDGIVSGAVVVIGPSTPSAPARDLAPVRTADGAGYWVPIYIPNSSDTSDTTIHFR comes from the coding sequence ATGAAGATGGAGTTCATGGAACACACCCTGTCAGAACACGAAAAAAGGCTGACAAGCCTGAAATCTCACCATCCCTGCGACGAAGACACCCTCACCGCCGCCCGGATCCTCAAGTCCCTTCCCACCCCGGTCGTCGCACTCTCGCTATCCGGCGACCTCATCGCTCTCAACCGTGCCGCCGCCGTCCTTTTCGAGGTCGACCAGGAGAATGCCGTCGGCCAACCTGCAGAGGAGGTCTTCTCAACCGGTTGCGCTCACACCCTCAAAAAGATCGCACGACGTTCCGCCGACTTCTGCGTCGTCTCCCGGGCAACCCTGACCCACGCCGACAGGGACTACGCCGCCCTCGCCGCCCCGCTCAGACATGACGGAATAGTCAGCGGCGCGGTCGTCGTCATCGGCCCGTCCACACCCTCCGCCCCGGCCAGAGACCTCGCACCGGTCCGCACCGCCGACGGTGCGGGGTACTGGGTGCCGATCTATATCCCGAACTCAAGTGATACCTCGGACACCACCATCCACTTCAGGTGA